From one Takifugu rubripes chromosome 14, fTakRub1.2, whole genome shotgun sequence genomic stretch:
- the lrrtm2 gene encoding leucine-rich repeat transmembrane neuronal protein 2, translating to MGIHSKWPLVGPAPAALCLCVISMLLVCLLPPASCTTCPQKCRCEDLQFYCDTQGLQAPPDGVDKVALGLSLRHNSISELSPNQFYGFSQLTWLHLDHNQITTVQEDAFQGLYKLKDLNLSSNRITKLPNTTFIHLINLQILDLSFNQMTALEPELFHGLRKLQILHLRSNLLRTTPVRAFWDCRSLEYLGLSSNRLRSLARNGFAGLIKLKELHLEHNQLTKINLAHFPRLVALQFLYLQWNKISNLTCGMEWTWTTLEKLDLTGNEICVLTPDVFQTLPNLKVLLLDNNKLSSLDPQVLDMWRSLGTIGLSSNLWECTKRICSLATWLSTFKGRLEHSILCHSPEYAQGEEILDAVYGFQLCQNFSAPVVQTISTTTDATMATEITSSLFGIMQLTPTQDYAEDFGSFTTVTATTTTTQTARTAQATTASWEGAAVTDDLTAMDNTVLTHRVIIGTMALLFAFFFIIFVVYISRKCCPPTLRRIRHCSAIQNRRQMRTQQRQPMADLATQVPYNEYEPSHEEGALVIINGYGQCKCQQLPYKECEV from the exons ATGG GTATCCATTCAAAGTGGCCATTGGTGGGACCTGCACCAGCggctctgtgtctgtgtgtgatcagTATGCTTTTGGtctgcctgctgcctcctgcatcGTGCACAACCTGCCCTCAAAAATGCCGCTGTGAGGATCTGCAGTTCTACTGTGACACCCAGGGGCTTCAGGCACCTCCTGATGGTGTGGACAAAGTGGCACTGGGGCTGTCACTACGCCACAACAGCATCAGTGAGCTGAGCCCTAATCAGTTCTATGGTTTCAGCCAGCTCACCTGGCTACATCTAGACCACAATCAGATTACCACAGTGCAAGAAGATGCCTTTCAAGGGCTCTACAAGCTGAAGGACCTAAATCTGAGTTCAAATCGTATCACCAAGTTGCCCAACACAACCTTCATTCACCTCATCAATCTCCAGATACTGGACCTATCCTTCAATCAGATGACTGCATTGGAACCAGAGCTGTTTCATGGACTGAGGAAACTCCAAATACTCCACCTTCGCTCCAATTTACTTCGCACGACACCTGTTCGGGCATTCTGGGATTGTCGCAGCCTGGAATACCTGGGCCTGAGTAGCAACCGTCTACGGAGTCTCGCCCGCAATGGATTCGCAGGGCTAATTAAGCTCAAAGAACTCCACTTGGAGCACAATCAACTGACCAAGATCAACTTGGCCCATTTCCCTCGCCTGGTTGCCCTCCAGTTTCTGTATCTCCAATGGAATAAAATCAGCAACCTAACATGTGGCATGGAGTGGACCTGGACCACTTTAGAAAAACTGGACCTCACAGGGAACGAAATTTGTGTGCTGACCCCCGACGTGTTTCAAACTCTCCCAAATTTAAAGGTTTTGCTGCTGGATAACAACAAACTCAGCAGCCTGGATCCGCAAGTCTTGGATATGTGGAGGTCTCTGGGTACCATCGGTCTGTCTAGCAACCTTTGGGAATGTACCAAAAGGATTTGCTCTCTGGCAACTTGGCTAAGCACCTTCAAAGGAAGGTTGGAACATTCAATTCTCTGCCACAGTCCAGAATACGCCCAAGGTGAGGAGATACTCGATGCCGTCTATGGATTCCAGCTTTGCCAGAATTTTTCAGCGCCGGTTGTTCAGACCATTAGTACGACCACAGATGCTACTATGGCTACAGAAATCACAAGCTCCCTGTTTGGAATTATGCAGCTGACCCCCACGCAGGACTATGCAGAGGATTTTGGGAGCTTTACCACAGTCACTGCAACTACTACCACCACACAAACAGCACGCACAGCTCAAGCAACTACTGCATCATGGGAAGGGGCAGCTGTAACCGATGATTTAACCGCAATGGACAATACTGTTCTGACTCATAGGGTTATCATTGGAACTATGGCCCTACTATTTGCattctttttcattatttttgttgtgTATATATCCCGGAAATGCTGCCCCCCCACTCTGCGCAGGATACGCCACTGTTCAGCTATTCAAAACCGTAGACAGATGAGGACCCAGCAGCGGCAGCCTATGGCAGACCTAGCCACGCAGGTACCCTATAATGAGTATGAGCCCAGCCATGAAGAAGGGGCACTTGTGATCATCAATGGCTATGGGCAGTGCAAGTGTCAGCAACTGCCTTACAAAGAGTGTGAAGTATGA